One Miscanthus floridulus cultivar M001 chromosome 11, ASM1932011v1, whole genome shotgun sequence DNA window includes the following coding sequences:
- the LOC136491855 gene encoding putative UPF0496 protein 2 has translation MAAVRAQKAQDIEEECNSTLRSQSKEMEDLLETQEIIISPVLHNMMVHRRTSSEIELAMANYFDATTEALEMCRQLLQNIKDAQSNYQSMDSFLASISASQALDFPFTSNNPFCTTTRSNLRPIHDKYSCILQSLRSSHRRVGRKLKMVKAVKKLSRALVVMAGGAAAVAAFGTGAHLLFFGLLLIGTATTGALKTWLAARASTKKPSSKTMSSLLQLQEQLDTAAKGTYVVGQDLDTVSNLVARLSDAIERENAMARWCAERSDERSSVLEMANELRRSCSSSKRLTNELEEHVRLCSASL, from the exons ATGGCGGCTGTGCGCGCTCAGAAGGCCCAGGACATTGAAGAGGAATGCAACAGCACACTGCGCTCACAATCCAAGGAGATGGAAGATCTTCTTGAGACTCAGGAGATCATCATCTCTCCAGTGCTTCATAACATGATGGTGCACCGAAGAACATCTTCAGAGATTGAGCTCGCAATGGCGAATTACTTCGACGCTACCACGGAGGCCCTAGAGATGTGCAGGCAGCTCCTCCAGAATATCAAAGACGCCCAAAGCAATTACCAATCCATGGACAGCTTCCTCGCTAGCATCTCAGCTTCCCAGGCACTTGACTTCCCTTTCACAAGCAACAACCCTTTCTGCACCACAACACGAAGCAACTTGAGGCCGATCCACGACAAGTACTCCTGCATACTTCAGAGCTTAAGATCGAGCCACAGGAGAGTAGGGAGGAAGCTCAAGATGGTGAAGGCCGTCAAGAAGCTCTCGCGTGCCTTGGTCGTCATGGCGGGCGGAGCGGCTGCTGTGGCTGCCTTCGGCACTGGGGCGCACCTGCTGTTCTTCGGTCTCCTCCTCATCGGGACGGCGACCACGGGGGCGCTCAAGACGTGGCTCGCGGCGAGGGCTAGTACAAAGAAGCCGTCCAGCAAGACCATGTCGTCATTGCTTCAGCTGCAGGAGCAGCTCGACACAGCGGCGAAGGGCACCTACGTCGTTGGCCAGGACCTCGACACTGTCAGCAACCTCGTGGCGCGGCTCTCCGATGCCATCGAGCGGGAGAACGCCATGGCGAGGTGGTGCGCGGAGAGATCGGACGAGAGAAGCTCGGTGCTAGAGATGGCGAACGAGCTCAGGCGTAGCTGCTCGAGCTCCAAGAGACTCACCAATGAGCTGGAGGAGCACGT acgtctttgtagtgcgtcgctg
- the LOC136491856 gene encoding abscisic stress-ripening protein 3-like produces MKHFEDLVQGGEWDEVERYLSGFTMLEDNRYSMKIFFDIFKQNYLETSDLSLTCHGRGEAHHHLFHHRKDEESSGEVDYEKKEKHHKHMEQLGELGAIAAGAYALHEKHEAKKDPENEHGHWIKEEVAAVAAVGSAGFAFHEHHEKKDAKKHGHN; encoded by the exons ATGAAGCACTTCGAGGACCTCGTGCAGGGCGGCGAGTGGGACGAGGTGGAGAGGTACCTCAGCGGCTTCACCATGCTGGAGGACAACCGCTACTCCATGAAGATCTTTTTTGACATCTTCAAGCAGAATTACCTCGAG ACATCTGATCTTTCTTTGACGTGTCATGGCCGAGGAGAAGCACATCACCACCTGTTCCACCACCGCAAGGATGAGGAGAGCTCCGGCGAGGTGGACTACGAGAAGAAGGAGAAGCACCACAAGCACATGGAGCAGCTcggcgagctcggcgccattgccGCCGGCGCATATGCCCTG CATGAGAAGCACGAGGCCAAGAAGGACCCGGAGAACGAGCACGGCCACTGGATCAAGGAGGAggtggccgccgtcgccgccgtgggCTCCGCTGGGTTCGCCTTCCACGAGCACCACGAGAAGAAGGACGCCAAGAAGCACGGCCACAACTGA
- the LOC136491854 gene encoding uncharacterized protein produces the protein MDLPSIYQAILGWPCYAKFMVVPNYAYLKLKLPGPRGVIAVSGDLQQAHSYEEESLNIAMATSQALELQSIWATMIETAPKSSRRKQSAGAFKPTNDTNVVRIDLEDDIFAWKPSDMLGILRQVAEHSLDILPGAKPVKQCLYRFDDKRRKAIGEEITRLLATGFIKEVFHSEWIANPVQVQKKNGASRMCIDYTNLNKACPKVPYPLP, from the exons ATGGACCTCCCGAGCATTTACCAAGCCATCCTAGGTTGGCCATGCTATGCAAAATTTATGGTCGTCCCAAACTACGCTTATCTCAAGCTCAAGCTTCCTGGTCCTAGAGGGGTCATCGCCGTAAGTGGCGACCTGCAGCAGGCGCACTCCTACGAGGAGGAAAGCCTCAACATTGCAATGGCTACAAGCCAAGCCCTAGAGCTCCAATCCATCTGGGCCACTATGATCGAGACTGCACCCAAATCCAGCAGGAGGAAGCAGTCGGCGGGAGCCTTCAAGCCCACAAATGACACCAATGTGGTGCGAATTGATCTCGAAGAC GacatcttcgcatggaaaccttccgataTGCTAGGAATCCTGAGGCAGGTCGCGGAGCATAGCCTCGACATCTTACCCGGAGCCAAACCGGTCAAACAATGCCTCTACCGCTTCGACGACAAAAGGCGGAAGGCCATTGGAGAAGAGATCACCAGGCTCCTGGCGacagggttcatcaaggaagtcttTCACTCGGAATGGATCGCTAATCCAGTTCAAGTCCAAAAGAAGAATGGGGCCtcgaggatgtgcatagactacaccAACCtgaacaaggcatgcccaaaggtaCCCTACCCGCTGCCATGA
- the LOC136492964 gene encoding uncharacterized protein, producing the protein MTTGTGSSASCSVAKRLRPELPLIICGKCKQKIVMEYRVKRQGPNKGRVFYKCPDRDWEGNGCDGWYWEEDYATYVQNLGALEVAAAADEAIMSRHWMYNADRRSQDFIEGLHYFLGVAEANKRDGFMCCPCALCKNLKEYSSSMSLHSHLLKSGFMSNYICWTKHGESGVMMEEGEGEDLDIDDIIAQYGAFDDTTMGGDEEEVAVEDDLGDALGDAIRDAQQEWESEKEKVKFERMLEDHRKLLYPTAEEGQKKLGTTLELLQWKAKNGISDKAFGNLLNLIKKMLPKPNELPTTTYEAKKVVCPLGLKIQKIHACPNDCILYHGNEYENLDECPVCKASRYKIRRDDPGDVEGEQRPRKKIPAKVMWYAPIIPRLKRLFRNKDHAKLLRWYKEDRKVDNMLRHPADGSQWRAIDREFPEFANEARNLRFALSTDGMNPFGEQSTSPRQPGNDIDVYLKPLVEELLVLWNKPGVRVWDEYKQEHFDLRAMLFVTINDWPALSNLSGQTNKGYNACTHCFDDLDSIYLKRCRKVVYLGHRRFLPLNHQVRKKGKHFKGKPDHRKKPYNRTGEDVLAMVKDVKVVFGKGQGSESVPKDAKGHAPMWKKKSIFWELPYWQVLETDDGRHYLSPASYTLSKEERDNMFECLSSIKVPSGFSSNIKGIINVPDKKFLNLKSHDCHVLMTQLLPVALRGILPPHVRLATVKLCAFLNAISQKAINPVELATLQNDVVQCLVSFELVFPPSFFNIMTHILVHLVKEISILGPVFLHNMFPFERFMGVLKKYVKVRSKPEGSIAQGYGTEEVIEFCVDFIPDLAPIGVPESRHEGRLSGKGTLGKKTYIGMEDDYFNKAHYTVLQNSSLVHPYIEIHKEFLRQPSWHILTYQGYEINGNTFYTVAQDKRSTNQNSGVRIDGTDPNGNIQTYYGRIEEIWELDYAPNFKVPLFRCQWVKLTGGGVTVDKEYGMTTVDLNNIGYKEEPFVLAADVSQVFYVKDMSTKSKRGKNEDINSMINEPKRHIILSGKINIVGIEDKSDMSEDYERNVRIPPFIVKKDPSIMLNDEDTPWLRQDHNQGSYVKKKFTVVPA; encoded by the exons atgacaactggtaccggatcatcggcctcttgttcggttgcgaaacgactgaggccagaactccctctcattatctgcggcaagtgtaagcagaagattgtgatggagtaccgagtcaagagacagggacccaacaagggccgtgttttctacaagtgcccggatcgcgat tgggagggcaatggatgcgatggttggtactgggaggaagattatgctacatacgtgcagaatttgggtgcgcttgaggtagcggctgctgctgatgaggca attatgtcacgccattggatgtacaatgccgatcgccgctcccaagactttattgagggcttgcactatttcttaggtgtggccgaggcaaataagcgggatggtttcatgtgctgtccatgtgccctatgtaagaatttaaaggaatattcaagctcaatgagtcttcattcacatttgcttaagtcaggtttcatgtcaaactatatatgttggactaagcatggagaaagcggggtcatgatggaagaaggtgaaggagaagatttagacattgatgacattattgctcagtatggtgcctttgatgatactacaatggggggagatgaagaagaggtagcggtagaagatgatctcggtgatgctcttggcgatgccattcgtgatgcacaacaagaatgggaaagtgaaaaagagaaagttaagttcgagcgcatgcttgaggatcataggaagttgctatacccgacggccgaagaggggcaaaaaaagctgggtacaacactggaattgctacaatggaaggcaaagaatggtatatccgacaaggcatttgggaatttattgaacctcataaagaagatgcttccgaagccaaatgaattgcccaccactacgtacgaagcaaaaaaggttgtctgcccattgggattaaaaatccagaagatacatgcatgtcctaatgactgcatcctctaccatggcaatgaatacgagaatttggatgaatgcccggtatgtaaagcatcgcggtataagatcaggcgcgatgatcctggtgacgtcgagggtgaacaacgtcctagaaagaaaatccctgccaaggttatgtggtatgctcctataataccacgcttaaaacgtttgttcagaaataaagaccatgcaaagttgttgcggtggtataaagaagaccgtaaggtagacaatatgctgagacacccagctgatgggtcccagtggagagcgatagacagggaatttccagagtttgcaaatgaggctagaaacttaaggttcgccttaagtacagatggtatgaatccttttggagagcagagcacta gtccgaggcaacctggcaacgatattgatgtctatctgaagccattagttgaagaacttctagttttatggaacaaaccaggtgtacgtgtctgggatgagtacaaacaagaacactttgacctacgagcaatgttgttcgtaacaatcaatgattggcctgctttaagtaatctttcaggtcagacaaacaaaggatataatgcatgcacacattgttttgatgaccttgacagtatatatttgaaaagatgtcgaaaggtcgtgtaccttggccatcgtcgattccttccgttgaatcaccaagtaagaaagaaagggaagcattttaaaggtaagccagaccatcggaagaagccttataaccgaaccggggaagatgtactcgcaatggtcaaggatgtgaaagtagtatttggaaagggacaaggcagtgaatctgttcccaaagatgctaagggacacgcacccatgtggaagaagaagtccatcttttgggagctaccctattggcaagtcctagag acagatgatggacgtcattacttaagtcctgctagctacacgcttagcaaagaagagagggacaacatgttcgaatgtctaagcagcatcaaggtcccatcgggattctcctccaatataaagggtataataaatgtgccagataagaaattcctaaacttaaagtcccatgactgccacgtgcttatgacgcaattgcttccagttgctttaagaggaattctacctccacatgtacgtctagccaccgtgaagctatgtgcattcctcaatgcaatttctcagaaggcaatcaatccagtggaactagctactctacagaatgatgtggttcaatgtcttgtcagctttgagttggtgttccctccatccttctttaatatcatgacacacatcctagttcatttggtgaaggagattagtattcttggacctgtgttcttacataacatgttccccttcgagaggtttatgggagtcttgaagaaatatgtgaaagtccgttctaagcctgaaggaagcatcgcccagggctatggaacagaggaggtcattgagttctgtgttgactttattcctgaccttgccccgattggtgttcccgaatcacgacacgaggggcgactcagtggtaaaggaactttagggaagaaaacatatatcggcatggaagacgattatttcaataaagcacactacacagttcttcagaactcgtcattggtgcatccgtacatcgagatacataaggagttctta aggcagccatcgtggcatatcctcacgtaccaagggtacgagataaatgggaatacattttacacagttgcccaagataaaaggagcaccaatcaaaatagtggtgttcgcatagatggaacagatccaaatgggaatatacaaacatattatggccgcatagaagagatatgggaactagactacgcacctaattttaaagtccctttgttccggtgccaatgggtgaagctgaccggaggaggggtaacagtcgacaaagagtatggaatgacaacagtggacctcaacaatattgggtacaaagaggaaccattcgtccttgctgccgatgtgagtcaggtgttctatgtgaaagacatgtctacaaaatcaaagagaggaaaaaacgaagacatcaactcaatgatcaatgagccaaagcgccacataattctttctgggaaaataaatatagtgggaattgaagacaagtcagacatgtcagaagattacgaaagaaatgtccgaattccacccttcatagtgaagaaagatccaagcatcatgttaaatgatgaagacactccatggttacgacaagatcataaccaagggtcatacgtcaagaagaaattcactgttgtgcccgcatga